The following are from one region of the Bradyrhizobium septentrionale genome:
- a CDS encoding SPFH domain-containing protein, producing the protein MTLNKTWHFLTTKLTVKDGERALLTRDGRLEQVLAPGRHRLFDPLHQLKAEVFSVVRTEFPADRFAVIKAARPDLAEALFEAVETKANEVAIVSLDGRPVQLMTPWQTRVYWKVATSVDVERIDVADDPRVTARHLAMIQPNRAGVITEAVVENHEAGLLTVEGKLVERLAPGRHAFWIAGRKIEVKRLDLRPQAAEITAQEMLTKDRIALRVTLTAFRRIVDPERVVATVPDVDAWLYRLVQFAIREAVAGRTLDEVQSAKAALDDELRDYVRGRVAESGVEVTELGVKDVILPGEIRELVNKVVEAERVAKANLIRRQEETAATRSLLNTAKLMEENPLLLRLKELESLERLVEKVGRIDLHAGDGQGLDALLTKLVRLKAPESA; encoded by the coding sequence ATGACTCTGAACAAGACCTGGCATTTCCTGACGACCAAGTTGACGGTGAAGGATGGCGAGCGCGCGTTGCTGACGCGCGACGGCCGGCTCGAGCAGGTGCTCGCGCCCGGACGTCACCGCCTGTTCGATCCCCTGCATCAGCTCAAGGCCGAGGTGTTCAGCGTCGTGCGGACCGAATTCCCCGCGGATCGCTTCGCAGTGATCAAGGCCGCGCGCCCTGATCTCGCCGAAGCGCTGTTCGAGGCGGTCGAGACCAAGGCCAACGAGGTCGCGATCGTCAGCCTCGACGGCCGTCCCGTGCAGCTGATGACGCCCTGGCAGACGCGCGTCTACTGGAAGGTCGCAACCTCGGTCGATGTCGAGCGCATCGACGTGGCCGACGATCCCCGCGTGACCGCGCGGCATCTGGCGATGATCCAGCCCAACCGGGCTGGCGTCATCACCGAGGCCGTGGTCGAGAACCACGAGGCAGGCCTGCTCACGGTCGAGGGCAAGCTGGTCGAGCGGCTCGCGCCCGGCCGGCACGCGTTCTGGATCGCGGGCCGCAAGATCGAGGTCAAGCGCCTCGACCTGCGTCCCCAGGCGGCCGAGATCACGGCGCAGGAGATGCTGACCAAGGATCGCATCGCGCTGCGCGTGACGCTGACTGCGTTCCGCCGGATCGTCGATCCCGAGCGGGTCGTGGCGACGGTGCCCGACGTGGATGCGTGGCTGTATCGTTTGGTGCAGTTCGCGATCCGCGAGGCGGTGGCCGGCCGCACGCTGGACGAGGTGCAGTCTGCGAAGGCCGCGCTCGACGATGAGCTTCGCGACTATGTCCGCGGCCGTGTCGCGGAGTCCGGCGTCGAGGTCACCGAGCTCGGCGTGAAGGACGTGATCCTGCCCGGCGAGATCCGCGAGCTGGTCAACAAGGTGGTGGAGGCGGAGCGGGTGGCGAAGGCCAACCTGATCCGCCGCCAGGAGGAGACCGCGGCGACGCGTTCGCTCCTGAACACCGCCAAGCTGATGGAGGAGAACCCTCTGCTGCTGCGGCTCAAGGAGCTGGAGTCGCTCGAGCGTCTGGTCGAGAAGGTCGGCCGCATCGACCTGCATGCCGGCGACGGCCAGGGCCTCGATGCCCTGCTGACCAAGCTGGTCCGCCTCAAGGCGCCCGAGAGCGCGTAA
- a CDS encoding LysR family transcriptional regulator, with protein MNWDDLRIIAAVRDEGTYAGASARLRIDETTVGRRLARIERALGVRLFEAADGVRRPTRQCDMVLAHIQAMAAHAEEIGRIGESLPGPVGRLRIASTNAIAEEVLAPRTSKLLRANPGLTLQFLTSSDNVKFSRWEADLAIRLRKPDKGDFAISKLAEVRLYFFEPVAATAGEAVTCAYPDELGAIPEMLFLRAKRLRARCVTDNVRIIHRLIQSHQAVGVLPEHSCVDLLTDRRLRATLLPKRRDVWLLVQSHLKRDAATRVTIDWLRGCFQDVAHSG; from the coding sequence ATGAACTGGGACGACCTTCGCATCATCGCAGCCGTCAGGGACGAGGGCACCTATGCCGGCGCCAGTGCGCGGCTGCGCATCGACGAGACGACGGTCGGCCGCAGGCTGGCGCGGATCGAGCGGGCGCTTGGCGTTCGCCTGTTCGAGGCCGCCGACGGCGTCCGCAGGCCGACCCGGCAGTGCGACATGGTGCTCGCCCACATCCAGGCGATGGCCGCGCATGCCGAGGAGATCGGCCGGATCGGCGAAAGCCTGCCCGGCCCGGTCGGCCGGCTGCGCATCGCCTCCACCAATGCGATCGCGGAGGAGGTGCTGGCGCCGCGCACCAGCAAATTGCTGCGCGCCAATCCGGGCCTGACGCTGCAATTCCTGACCTCGAGCGACAACGTCAAGTTTTCGCGCTGGGAAGCCGATCTCGCGATCCGGCTGCGCAAGCCGGACAAGGGCGATTTTGCGATCTCGAAACTCGCGGAGGTCAGGCTGTATTTCTTCGAGCCGGTCGCTGCAACAGCGGGGGAAGCGGTGACGTGCGCCTATCCCGATGAGCTCGGAGCGATTCCGGAAATGCTGTTCCTGCGCGCGAAGCGGCTTCGCGCGCGCTGCGTCACCGACAATGTTCGGATCATCCACAGACTGATCCAGTCGCATCAGGCGGTCGGCGTGCTGCCGGAACATAGTTGCGTGGACTTGCTGACCGACCGCCGGCTGCGCGCCACGCTGCTGCCGAAGCGGCGCGATGTCTGGCTGCTGGTGCAGAGCCATCTCAAGCGCGATGCGGCGACGCGCGTCACCATCGACTGGTTGCGCGGCTGCTTCCAGGATGTCGCGCACAGCGGGTGA
- a CDS encoding cysteine hydrolase family protein gives MTAAKTLMQLAGIDLTPPRLADSCLVLIDIQNEYLAGPLALPGANPAIARAAALLARARESGAAIFHIAHKGQPGSLFDRTAERGAIVAPLAPRPGEAVIEKQLPNAFAGTDLNAQLAATGRKELVLAGFMTHMCVSSTARAALDLGFRTTIDADSCATRDLPDGTGGTIAAKLIHDVALAELSDRFAIIARGNALA, from the coding sequence ATGACAGCAGCCAAGACCCTGATGCAGCTTGCCGGCATCGACCTCACCCCGCCCCGCCTCGCGGACAGCTGCCTGGTGCTGATCGATATCCAGAACGAATATCTCGCGGGTCCGCTGGCCTTGCCCGGCGCCAACCCGGCGATCGCACGCGCCGCCGCATTGCTCGCCCGCGCGCGCGAGAGCGGCGCCGCGATCTTCCACATCGCGCACAAGGGACAACCCGGAAGCCTGTTCGACCGCACCGCGGAGCGCGGCGCCATCGTCGCGCCGCTGGCACCGCGGCCCGGCGAGGCCGTGATCGAGAAGCAATTGCCGAACGCCTTCGCCGGCACCGACCTCAACGCGCAGCTTGCCGCGACCGGCCGCAAGGAGCTCGTGCTCGCCGGCTTCATGACGCATATGTGCGTGAGCTCGACGGCCCGCGCCGCGCTCGATCTCGGCTTCCGCACCACCATCGATGCCGACAGCTGCGCCACCCGCGACCTGCCCGACGGCACCGGCGGCACGATCGCGGCAAAGCTCATTCACGACGTCGCGCTCGCCGAACTGTCCGACCGCTTCGCCATCATCGCCCGCGGCAACGCCCTCGCCTGA
- a CDS encoding glutathione binding-like protein, translating to MLQLYFWPMACSLASRIALMEAGIEARYHMVHLWTKKVLDDDGDFRAVSPKGAVPVLVLENGERLTESAAVLQYIADLRPELGLAPPPGHPDRYRLQEWLSFIGTELHKGFLFPTFWYKDDAALAKPRERIGQNVAIVAAHLAGREYLVGERFSVADAHLAWALTLLRPAGVDVAQWPDLAGYLARMQARPQVKAAIGIETQLWKTVTA from the coding sequence ATGCTGCAGCTCTATTTCTGGCCGATGGCCTGCTCGCTCGCCAGCCGGATCGCGCTGATGGAGGCCGGCATCGAGGCGCGCTACCACATGGTCCATCTCTGGACCAAGAAGGTGCTGGACGACGACGGCGACTTCCGCGCCGTCTCGCCAAAGGGCGCGGTGCCCGTGCTGGTGCTCGAGAACGGCGAGCGGCTCACCGAGAGCGCTGCGGTGCTGCAATATATTGCGGACCTCAGGCCCGAACTCGGCCTGGCGCCGCCGCCCGGCCATCCGGACCGCTATCGCCTGCAGGAATGGCTGAGCTTCATCGGCACCGAGCTCCACAAGGGATTTTTGTTCCCGACCTTCTGGTACAAGGACGATGCGGCCTTGGCCAAACCGCGCGAACGGATCGGACAGAATGTCGCAATCGTGGCCGCGCATCTCGCCGGCCGTGAATACCTCGTCGGCGAACGCTTCTCGGTCGCGGACGCGCATCTGGCCTGGGCATTGACGCTGCTCCGCCCTGCCGGCGTCGACGTCGCGCAATGGCCCGATCTCGCCGGCTATCTCGCGCGGATGCAGGCGCGGCCACAGGTCAAGGCCGCGATCGGCATCGAGACGCAATTGTGGAAGACAGTGACGGCGTGA
- a CDS encoding phasin family protein, with product MKVTVNDTNVFGMPLSSFPKIGLPGVIGDLAEQGFAHARAASGRMTEVLGETYSCNARGAADYALKVIEISHANAASALDFFAHLLGSKSAADVLTLSTEQARKAFDTASDQNRELWALGQKLATETSEPVRKHFARVLHQAD from the coding sequence ATGAAAGTCACGGTGAACGATACGAATGTCTTCGGAATGCCGTTGTCGAGCTTTCCGAAGATCGGCTTGCCCGGCGTGATCGGCGATCTTGCCGAGCAGGGTTTTGCCCACGCGCGGGCCGCCTCCGGGCGGATGACCGAGGTGTTGGGCGAAACGTATTCGTGCAATGCGCGAGGCGCGGCCGACTACGCGCTCAAGGTGATCGAAATCTCCCACGCCAATGCCGCCTCCGCGCTCGATTTCTTCGCCCATCTTCTCGGCAGCAAGTCAGCGGCCGACGTCCTGACCTTGTCCACTGAGCAGGCCCGCAAGGCCTTCGACACGGCATCGGACCAGAACAGGGAATTGTGGGCGCTTGGCCAGAAGCTTGCCACGGAGACAAGTGAGCCGGTCAGGAAGCACTTCGCCAGGGTTCTCCACCAAGCCGACTAA
- a CDS encoding Crp/Fnr family transcriptional regulator, whose translation MSASGGNGNRLLATLPAADLDLLGPELETVALDQDAVLARAGDEIDYVFFPHSGAITLMIDMADGSTVATGVVGREGAVGSLSVLGSSPSGITAVVRAVGTASRISAPRFHAAFGRSAAIRQAMQKHIRSMLIQFQLGSACNALHPVEARMARWLLQLRDRVDSDILPLTQQALSQILGVRRTTVTLLMRNLRTRGAIRSDQRGRIEIDRSRLSAAACECHRVMRLEAEEIFSDNMARSRAAALTDNPRISEIETDDAL comes from the coding sequence GTGAGTGCTTCCGGCGGAAATGGTAATCGCCTTCTCGCAACACTGCCGGCAGCGGACCTGGATCTGCTGGGTCCGGAGCTCGAGACGGTCGCGCTCGATCAGGATGCGGTCCTGGCGCGAGCCGGTGACGAGATCGACTACGTCTTCTTCCCTCATAGCGGGGCGATCACGCTGATGATCGACATGGCAGACGGGAGCACGGTTGCGACCGGCGTGGTCGGGCGCGAAGGGGCGGTGGGCAGTCTTTCGGTGCTCGGGTCGTCCCCGTCGGGTATTACCGCAGTCGTACGTGCGGTAGGCACCGCCTCGCGGATTTCCGCGCCGCGCTTTCATGCGGCTTTCGGACGCAGTGCTGCGATCCGGCAGGCGATGCAAAAGCACATCAGGTCGATGCTGATCCAGTTCCAGCTCGGCTCCGCCTGCAATGCGCTGCACCCGGTCGAGGCCCGGATGGCGCGCTGGCTGCTCCAGCTTCGCGATCGCGTCGACAGCGACATCCTGCCGCTGACTCAGCAGGCGCTGTCGCAAATCCTCGGCGTGCGACGAACGACGGTGACGCTCCTGATGCGCAATCTGCGCACGCGCGGGGCAATCAGGTCCGATCAACGCGGCCGGATCGAGATCGACAGGTCGCGGCTCTCCGCGGCGGCGTGCGAATGCCATCGCGTCATGCGTCTCGAAGCCGAGGAGATCTTCTCGGACAATATGGCCCGATCCCGCGCGGCAGCCCTAACCGACAATCCGCGCATCTCCGAAATCGAAACGGACGACGCGCTGTGA
- a CDS encoding AMP nucleosidase, producing the protein MSPTPPIETPPSITTEAFVEAGAAVARLDEIYERNTAFLRSRFEAYVNGVPFTTRVRAHYPFVRITTSSHARLDSRLAYGFVAGPGIHETSITRPDIFKTYLTEQIGLLIKNHGVAVEIGESSEPIPIHFAYRRDINIEAALSIADSSAFTRSLRDVFDTPDLAAMDDAIADGTFELTPGTPEPLALFRAARVDYSLRRLYHYTGTDPEHFQNFVIFTNYQFYVDAFAQSSLQRLASGEEGLEAFVAPGNVITRNALAGGGTSGTASDRVPQMPAFHLVEPGYRGITLINIGIGPSNARNITDHVAVLRPHAWLMIGHCAGLRNTQRLGDYVLAHGYVREDHVLDHELPLWVPIPALAEMQVALEEAVGEVTGLTGFELKRLMRTGTVASVDNRNWEISGPQVIRRMSQSRSIALDMESATIAANGYRFRVPYGTLLCVSDKPLHGEIKLAGMASEFYRQRVGQHLQIGLKALERLKDQESERLHSRKLRSFAEVAFQ; encoded by the coding sequence ATGTCTCCCACACCTCCCATCGAAACCCCGCCATCCATCACGACCGAAGCGTTCGTCGAGGCCGGCGCGGCGGTTGCCCGCCTCGACGAGATCTACGAGCGCAACACCGCGTTCCTGCGCAGTCGCTTCGAGGCTTATGTCAACGGCGTGCCGTTCACGACGCGGGTGCGCGCGCATTACCCCTTCGTCCGTATCACGACCTCGTCGCATGCGCGGCTGGATTCCCGTCTCGCCTACGGCTTCGTCGCGGGGCCCGGCATCCACGAGACCAGCATCACGCGGCCGGATATTTTCAAGACGTATCTCACCGAGCAGATCGGGCTCCTGATCAAGAACCACGGCGTGGCGGTCGAGATCGGCGAGTCCAGCGAGCCTATACCGATCCATTTCGCCTACCGGCGCGACATCAATATCGAGGCGGCGCTGAGCATCGCCGACAGCTCGGCGTTCACGCGATCGCTGCGCGACGTGTTCGATACGCCCGATCTCGCCGCGATGGACGATGCGATCGCCGACGGGACGTTCGAACTGACGCCGGGCACGCCGGAGCCGCTGGCGCTGTTTCGCGCGGCACGGGTCGATTACTCGCTGCGCCGGCTCTATCACTACACCGGCACCGACCCCGAGCATTTCCAGAACTTCGTGATCTTCACGAACTACCAGTTCTATGTCGACGCCTTCGCGCAATCGAGCCTGCAGCGTCTCGCCTCGGGTGAAGAGGGCCTCGAGGCCTTCGTCGCGCCCGGCAATGTGATCACGCGCAACGCGCTGGCAGGCGGCGGCACCAGCGGGACGGCGTCGGATCGCGTGCCGCAGATGCCGGCGTTTCATCTGGTCGAACCCGGCTATCGCGGCATCACCCTGATCAACATCGGGATCGGGCCGTCCAATGCGCGCAACATCACCGATCATGTCGCGGTGCTGCGGCCGCATGCCTGGCTGATGATCGGGCATTGCGCCGGCTTGCGCAACACGCAGCGGCTCGGCGACTACGTGCTGGCGCATGGCTATGTCCGCGAAGACCATGTGCTCGATCACGAGTTGCCGCTGTGGGTCCCGATCCCCGCGCTTGCGGAGATGCAGGTGGCGCTCGAGGAGGCGGTCGGCGAGGTGACCGGGCTCACCGGCTTCGAGCTCAAGCGGCTGATGCGCACCGGCACGGTCGCGAGCGTCGACAATCGCAATTGGGAGATCAGCGGACCGCAGGTGATCCGGCGGATGTCGCAGTCGCGCTCTATCGCGCTTGACATGGAATCGGCGACGATCGCCGCCAATGGCTATCGTTTCCGCGTACCTTACGGCACGCTGCTGTGCGTCTCCGACAAGCCGCTGCATGGCGAGATCAAGCTCGCCGGCATGGCCAGCGAGTTCTATCGCCAGCGTGTCGGCCAGCATCTTCAGATCGGCTTGAAGGCGCTCGAAAGGTTGAAGGACCAGGAGTCTGAGCGGCTGCATTCGCGCAAGCTGAGGAGCTTTGCCGAAGTCGCGTTTCAATAG
- a CDS encoding DUF779 domain-containing protein codes for MADKVTATPAALELIAEIVADHGPVLFHQSGGCCDGSSPMCYPQGDFLIGDYDVKLGEIGGAPFYISGSQYDVWKHTDLIIDVVPGRGGMFSLDNGRERRFLTRSEICALPPRETE; via the coding sequence ATGGCTGACAAGGTGACCGCGACGCCGGCTGCGCTGGAGCTGATTGCCGAGATCGTCGCCGACCACGGCCCGGTGCTGTTTCATCAGTCCGGCGGCTGCTGCGACGGTTCGTCGCCGATGTGCTATCCGCAAGGTGACTTCCTGATCGGCGATTATGACGTCAAGCTCGGCGAGATCGGCGGCGCGCCGTTCTATATCAGCGGCTCGCAATACGACGTCTGGAAGCACACCGATCTGATCATCGACGTCGTACCCGGCCGCGGCGGCATGTTCTCGCTCGACAATGGCCGCGAACGCAGGTTCCTGACCCGGTCCGAGATCTGCGCGCTGCCGCCGCGCGAGACGGAGTAG
- the adh gene encoding aldehyde dehydrogenase, with protein sequence MNKVDMQSVLKAPFAKRYGNFIGGEWREPRSGKYFDNISPVTGLPVCEIPRSDTSDIEAALDAAHAAKEAWGRTSVAERSLILNRIADRMEANLEKLATAETWDNGKPIRETMAADMPLAIDHFRYFASAIRGQEGSISEIDHDTVAYHFHEPLGVVGQIIPWNFPILMAVWKLAPALAAGNCVVLKPAEQTPASILVWLELIADLLPKGVLNVVNGFGLEAGKPLASSNRIAKIAFTGETTTGRLIMQYASQNLIPVTLELGGKSPNIFFKDVCEDDDDFFDKAIEGFVMFALNQGEVCTCPSRALIQESIYDKFMERALKRVEAITQGSPLDPSTMIGTQASSEQLEKILSYIDIGKKEGAQVLTGGERNNLGGGLSGGYYVKPTVFKDHNKMRVFQEEIFGPVVSVTTFKNDEDALSIANDTLYGLGAGIWSRDVNRCYRFGRAIQAGRVWTNCYHAYPAHAAFGGYKQSGVGRENHKMMLDHYQQTKNMLVSYSPKKLGFF encoded by the coding sequence ATGAACAAGGTTGACATGCAGTCCGTGCTCAAGGCGCCATTTGCCAAGCGCTACGGCAATTTTATTGGCGGCGAATGGCGCGAGCCCCGCTCTGGAAAGTATTTTGATAACATCTCGCCGGTGACCGGACTTCCGGTCTGCGAGATCCCGCGCTCCGACACGTCGGACATCGAAGCGGCGCTCGACGCGGCGCATGCGGCCAAGGAGGCCTGGGGCCGTACCAGCGTTGCCGAGCGGTCGCTGATCCTCAACAGGATTGCCGACCGGATGGAGGCCAATCTCGAAAAGCTCGCCACCGCCGAGACCTGGGACAACGGCAAGCCGATCCGTGAGACGATGGCCGCCGACATGCCGCTCGCGATCGATCACTTCCGTTACTTCGCCAGCGCGATCCGCGGGCAGGAAGGTTCGATCTCGGAAATCGACCATGACACGGTCGCCTATCACTTCCACGAGCCGCTCGGCGTCGTCGGCCAGATCATTCCCTGGAACTTCCCGATCCTGATGGCGGTCTGGAAGCTCGCACCGGCGCTCGCCGCGGGAAACTGTGTCGTCCTCAAGCCGGCCGAGCAGACCCCGGCATCGATCCTGGTGTGGCTCGAACTGATCGCTGATTTGCTGCCCAAGGGCGTGCTGAACGTCGTCAACGGCTTCGGTCTGGAGGCGGGCAAGCCGTTGGCGTCATCGAACCGGATCGCCAAGATCGCGTTCACCGGCGAGACCACGACGGGCCGGCTGATCATGCAATATGCTTCGCAGAATTTGATCCCGGTGACGCTCGAACTCGGCGGCAAATCGCCCAACATCTTCTTCAAGGACGTCTGCGAAGACGATGACGATTTCTTCGACAAGGCGATCGAAGGCTTCGTGATGTTCGCGCTCAATCAGGGCGAGGTCTGCACCTGTCCGAGCCGCGCGCTGATCCAGGAATCGATCTACGACAAATTCATGGAACGTGCGCTCAAGCGCGTCGAGGCGATCACGCAAGGCAGCCCGCTCGATCCGTCCACGATGATCGGCACACAGGCGTCTTCCGAGCAGCTCGAGAAGATTCTCTCCTACATCGACATCGGCAAGAAGGAAGGTGCGCAGGTCCTGACCGGCGGCGAGCGCAACAATCTCGGCGGCGGGCTCTCGGGCGGTTATTACGTCAAGCCGACCGTGTTCAAGGACCACAACAAGATGCGCGTCTTCCAGGAGGAGATCTTCGGACCGGTGGTGTCGGTGACCACCTTCAAGAACGACGAGGACGCGCTTTCGATCGCCAACGACACGCTCTATGGCCTCGGTGCGGGCATCTGGAGCCGCGATGTCAATCGCTGCTACCGGTTCGGCCGCGCCATCCAGGCCGGGCGGGTCTGGACCAATTGCTACCACGCCTATCCCGCGCATGCGGCGTTCGGCGGCTACAAGCAGTCCGGCGTCGGCCGCGAAAACCACAAGATGATGCTCGACCACTACCAGCAGACCAAGAACATGCTGGTGAGCTACAGCCCGAAGAAGCTTGGCTTCTTCTAG
- a CDS encoding tlde1 domain-containing protein, with protein MAGLVLGCAWTVYANIFAAGVYPSVGNAAFDAPVVKRPAAVAARPAPAFNEVFASLTPAPVAPAKSEVAKSEAPAPSLMFNDRFAAASPEGVASSVPSSALADAAPQIDPIKQAAAPKVAEAARAVASAKLAETSKPLPAPKSVETAKREAAANLQVALNDPAATVQPKEAKPAEARQAAKSGGVRDMAARAKAAVMSIASSERQTMVEKLWGKRESGGGLLSFASADANVTGSIPSTLDQNPMLGGSPPYDRQTAVYDISAKTVYLPDGTRLEAHSGLGSRLDDPRSSHLKMVGVTPPHIYELKPREALFHGVPALRLTPIGGEGKIFNRDGLLAHTFMLGPNGDSNGCVSFKDYYAFLEAYRNKGIRRLAVLARVQ; from the coding sequence GTGGCGGGGCTGGTGCTTGGCTGCGCCTGGACCGTCTACGCCAACATCTTTGCGGCGGGCGTCTACCCATCAGTGGGCAATGCGGCGTTCGATGCGCCGGTGGTGAAGCGGCCCGCGGCGGTCGCCGCACGGCCGGCGCCGGCGTTCAACGAGGTGTTCGCGTCCCTGACGCCCGCGCCTGTGGCTCCGGCCAAGAGCGAGGTCGCGAAGTCGGAAGCCCCGGCACCTTCGCTTATGTTTAACGATCGGTTTGCGGCCGCATCGCCCGAGGGCGTGGCCTCCAGCGTGCCGTCCAGCGCCCTGGCCGACGCCGCGCCGCAGATCGATCCGATCAAACAGGCGGCTGCGCCCAAGGTCGCCGAAGCGGCGAGGGCCGTTGCCTCGGCCAAGCTCGCCGAGACATCGAAGCCGCTGCCGGCGCCGAAGTCGGTCGAGACCGCCAAGAGGGAAGCCGCCGCCAATCTGCAGGTGGCGCTCAACGATCCCGCCGCAACGGTGCAGCCCAAGGAAGCCAAGCCCGCCGAAGCCAGGCAGGCTGCCAAATCCGGCGGCGTTCGTGACATGGCCGCGCGCGCCAAGGCCGCGGTGATGTCGATCGCATCGAGCGAGCGGCAGACCATGGTCGAGAAGCTGTGGGGCAAGCGCGAGTCGGGCGGCGGGCTGCTCTCCTTCGCCTCCGCCGACGCCAACGTCACCGGCAGCATCCCCTCGACGCTGGACCAGAACCCGATGCTCGGCGGCTCGCCGCCCTATGACCGCCAGACCGCGGTCTACGACATCTCGGCGAAGACCGTGTACCTGCCGGACGGCACGCGCCTCGAGGCGCATTCGGGCCTCGGCTCCCGGCTCGACGATCCCAGATCATCGCATCTGAAGATGGTCGGCGTGACGCCGCCGCACATTTACGAGCTCAAGCCGCGCGAGGCGCTGTTCCATGGCGTGCCGGCGCTGCGGCTCACGCCGATCGGCGGCGAGGGCAAGATCTTCAACCGCGACGGCCTGCTCGCGCACACCTTCATGCTCGGCCCGAACGGCGATTCCAACGGCTGCGTCTCGTTCAAGGACTACTACGCGTTCCTCGAAGCCTACCGCAACAAGGGCATCCGCCGTCTCGCGGTGCTCGCGAGGGTTCAGTAG
- a CDS encoding DUF899 family protein, producing MTSSVLKHASELAKTNTNRFPNESAEYRRARQALLVEEIELRRHIERVAELRRALPPGGEVTRAYEFTGEAGVASLGDLFGSKQTLVIYSYMFGPQREKPCPMCTSFMATWEEKLPDIEQRVAFVFVARSPIARLIEAKRARGWTRHKVYSDVSGDYTRDYVSRDDGDVPGYNVFTRHDGTIHHFWAGEMGAGTVDPGQDPRGAPDMDPLWTVLDTTPEGRGKDWYPKLSY from the coding sequence ATGACCAGTTCCGTCCTGAAGCACGCTTCTGAGCTCGCCAAGACCAACACCAATCGCTTTCCCAATGAGAGCGCCGAATATCGCCGCGCGCGCCAGGCGTTGCTCGTCGAGGAGATCGAGCTGCGCCGGCATATCGAGCGCGTGGCCGAGCTGCGCCGCGCATTGCCGCCGGGCGGCGAGGTGACCCGGGCCTACGAGTTCACCGGCGAGGCCGGCGTGGCGTCGCTCGGCGATCTCTTCGGCAGCAAGCAGACGCTGGTCATCTACAGCTACATGTTCGGCCCGCAGCGCGAGAAGCCGTGTCCGATGTGCACGTCGTTCATGGCCACGTGGGAAGAGAAGCTGCCCGATATCGAGCAGCGCGTGGCGTTCGTGTTCGTGGCGCGCTCGCCGATCGCGCGGCTGATCGAGGCGAAGCGGGCGCGCGGCTGGACGCGCCACAAGGTCTATTCCGATGTGTCGGGTGACTACACGCGCGACTATGTCAGCAGGGATGACGGCGACGTGCCCGGCTACAATGTCTTCACGCGCCATGACGGCACGATCCATCATTTCTGGGCCGGCGAGATGGGGGCCGGCACCGTCGACCCCGGCCAGGATCCGCGCGGCGCGCCGGACATGGACCCGCTCTGGACCGTGCTCGACACCACGCCCGAAGGACGTGGCAAGGACTGGTATCCGAAGCTCAGCTACTGA